A genome region from Coffea arabica cultivar ET-39 chromosome 7e, Coffea Arabica ET-39 HiFi, whole genome shotgun sequence includes the following:
- the LOC113700480 gene encoding zinc finger BED domain-containing protein DAYSLEEPER-like, which yields MKSGKRNTSQLDLYLNENRFPAKEDLDVLQFWKENRNRYPVISLMAQDILSIPITTVASESAFSVGGRIINKYRSTILPENVEALICTKDWLYGEKFSQENAEEEAALITDFAPLVTKLLGSNREVYEEEI from the exons ATGAAGAGTGGAAAAAG GAATACATCACAGTTGGATTTGTATTTAAATGAGAATAGGTTTCCAGCAAAAGAAGATTTGGATGTTCttcaattttggaaagaaaatagaAATCGATATCCAGTGATTTCATTGATGGCACAAGACATTTTGAGTATTCCTATTACTACAGTGGCTTCAGAGTCCGCTTTCAGCGTTGGCGGTCGGATTATCAACAAATATCGTAGTACCATCTTGCCAGAGAATGTAGAAGCTTTAATATGCACTAAAGATTGGTTATATGGTGAAAAAT TTTCACAAGAAAATGCCGAGGAAGAAGCTGCATTAATTACAGATTTTGCTCCATTAGTTACAAAACTTCTTGGCTCCAATAGGGAGGTTTACGAAGAGGAAATCTAG